One Triticum dicoccoides isolate Atlit2015 ecotype Zavitan chromosome 3B, WEW_v2.0, whole genome shotgun sequence genomic window, tccttatggattcttgtgctcccgaagtccgaccttttacttgatgttctagatatcaaaccataattatctatggattacgctagcacatcaaggagaacattagaagcggagtgctaaatgtctctcggtcgatcatccagattttatttccttggacccgccaagggtgaaatctgagaaagtgttatcttcctttgcatctgcatcttccaccggtattcatcagggTAGTAAGTTGTGTGgccaggacccttgacacggatgttggtaaaaccttgatgattgtggaaatgctcaagttcttgagagcatgcacaagcgctacgtgtgatCCTcgacactagctgggtttgctctcagtttcctcggcaatgctatgaccttttcaaacagtgaattcactctttattgatgagcctctccccagttaccagaaccattcccagcatttgcattttgttcccagcttgcaccgccaatgtgccattctaccacgggtctcttccatctccggtgataaggaaattcatccattacgttgtcttcaacaaggtaatccacatcatccaagtccgagtatgccattctaccgacccccgccaatcgattgctgtgatttgccttaggctgatatagagagtctcaatgatctctatatcaaaggtaattctttttgccacttaagacaataatctacgaatcaccctcctccaggatgtttcgtcgtggtatcatggcaattcaactcctcgctatgttgacaaccgatcaccacattcttaagtctggaattgctgtctacctagtgaacctcgtcacctgctccactccatccctctagaggtatgcttcgtctctcagctcgagagatgttgctatgtcacattccgagagttaatcctgagttgttcgaccttcgagaagatcgatccttctagagttttcctttcctcttcttgtcatgattagctggagttctcagagcaagacgacaagacaaagatggtgttcaaatcaacgttcatttgaagtgcaacctggatcgtgtagattgtgttaggttgcgttccccatcgtcttaccctacacttgaatctcgggtcgagattcttgtttagtgggggtgagttgtcacatccctagctccggcctgtcctgtgcttgcttccatctgtgcatcatgtttaaatttttaaaacttgaactgaggaattcagaagcctcaaaaccctaaataaaagaagggcaaaacccctaaaatctcattcattgctccaaagtgctcttcttaaatgtttgataatttttggtaagggttctggtcccaaccaaaatattgaacatttttaaggatttatttttgggactttggatttaattcattagctatttgaatttgaattatattcatataattagaatataatttcaaatatccttgaattattttatgagcttttggaaaagtccatctagcgaaATAAAATATTcaaaggagctttggcattgtttgaattattatttttaattcaaaacagtggcaaaagaattaaataaaagaaaaacagaacagaaataaatagaaagggagagaaggccacctgggccacttacctggcgccgcttacctgtccagcccagccggcccagctcctcccgctggcccagcccaccgccgcctccctcccctgtcgtcttcctccctgccaggaggacgggcacgcgcccggcgcgcgcggccacgcgccccggccacctcctgcttcccggccacctcctgcttcccccctggcctccctagcgacgccacgacgaggcctcgtgtcccctcgctcctctttctcccccgctgcatcccctctctcctctgctccctctctctcgcccgaacccgaacgcagccatcgccgccgactagaaccaccgcggccacaggccctccctcgcctcgccgacgtgtccatggcctccgcctcgacgccctcatcctccccgtcgactcactcgacgccggacGCCTCAAAACACCGTCAGCGGTCTCTtcctcatcgccggccgccgcggatccccatcgtcgactcgtcgccgtccggccttccccgagcccgcttcgacgtctgctgcaaccgccgtgagccaccgaaccttttccccctctccgttctcgctctcgTGCGCCGTAGCCGCCACACCTTGCTCGCCCGTacgcgccgccgcctgtgaccgccgccgacgagtctccggccacctagcggtccggccgtcatgctcaactcccttcccgcgccacgtggagcacataggtgccccgcacgagtctccccggccaccgtagcgtcgaccccgagctcacccgagctccggcgaccgccaaggtcgacgccggcgacaactccggtcacccccgcacccaacgcctgcaccactcgacgcgcgagtccaccagcgtcacgcagatgccctccgccggccgtttggtcgccggagatgcaaacctgaggctcgccgccgcggttggcctcgccggcgtcaagtcgccggtggggttgaccctgtTGACAGTGGACTTGCTGGGCCAGTttgaccctgggtcactgacgtgtgggcctctggccactaactaaattaggattagcactaatcggattaattaaactaaactaaacccccctgtttaacccgtgtcactgacgtgtggaccccacacgtcaggtttgacctggacccgccctgttgacctgatgacgtcagggtgaggtcatgctgacgccatattcctttctggaatttagtttattttataataatcaggaaattccagaaatagctaaaacttcaataaatcatagaaaattaaccgtaactccaaattaaataaattatatatgaaaaattatcagaaaaattcaaggatttcatctgtaccattttcatgcatgttagaacaacttatagctgctgtttagcacaaatcaattaaatggcatttgaataatcacatatggagtttgaatttgaatcttgtattcaaaccaacttcatttaatctattgctagttgcattagcccaaaacacattcattttgccatgtcatgatcatgcatcatattgtgcattgcattgattgtgttcccttctgtgttgtcggtattgtcccctctcgatagacgtgataccgatgatgtgatcgttgacactgatgaagactcaatgttatcttcagaagtgccaggcaagcaaaacccccttgttcattccgataaaatcccactctctcgctcctgctctcttttactgcattaggacaacaacgacatatttgatacttgctgcggtagctgaacccctttatcctttgcatgacctgtcattccacagtaaatagatgaaacccactagcatgagtaggagttatttgagccctgttgtgcctactcattcatgtttgttgtcatgcctgctattgcttagagttgagtcaggtctgattcatcggggatgaatcagaggcgtgtgaacatgtcctactgtgtgtgagctaagtgtgtgaacacgatttagtaaaggtagcggtgagaggctatgtaggagtacatggtgggttgtctcattgcagccgtcctcaggaactgagttctgtgtttgtgatccatgatcagttactaccacacattgggctccgggcgctccaagctctctcgacttattaatcaacatgatctctgtccaggagttgcaactagtttctggtgtttgtaggtagtgttagtagtctaccaagtggcacccggtacaggtgggcttgggacagactaggcacagtggcccggtgtaccaagtggcacccggttggtgggcttgggaaccctgcacacatcgtttggggccgtaagcgacaccccggccggatctccttgcggatggaacccgaataggcgataaacctagactagagacttgttcggttagtcaggtcgtggccgactccctcgcccggcttccgcttgaaggttgccgaggtacatgacgtgtacagggcgataagtggcgaaagcgtgtgtgaagaagtacacccctgcagggttaacatcatctattcgaatagccggattcctcggatatggaaacttggactccttacatagttcatagacaagtgaaagtggatactctaaaatacgcaagataagcgtgagtgctatggatggcgttctcgtaggaagacgggagcggatccatagtggtgtattggttggtgaatatgtggactcgtgtgcgccacttcaaaagagtttcttgcagtcgtagttcaggatagccaccgagtcaaagctggcttgctgcagttaaactcctccacccccttgttgataatgatgcatatgtagatagatctgatgtaagtcttgctgggtacatttgtactcacgttgcttaatttatgtttttgcagagagacttcagtctcactagtagttccacgtggacttcgacgtttagcttgttacctcagctacgatcttgtgccctcggcaggatctggtagatagtcaggctcctcagcctttttcatttatagttgtctgtactcagacatgatagcttccgcttgtgctttgatttgtatgctctgagtgttgggtcatgagacccatgtttgtaatatctcgctcctcggagcctattgaataattacttgagttgtagagtcatgttgtgatgccatgttgtatctgcacatatcgagcatattgtgtgcatgttgttgaaatgcttggtatgtgtgggatctgactatctagttgtttatccttagtagcctctcttaccgggaaatgtctcctagtgtttccactgagccatggtagcttactactgctccggaacacttaggctggccggcatgtgtccttcttcgttcctgtgtctgtcccttcggggaaatgtcacgcgatgaataccggagtcctgttagcccgctacagcccggttcaccggagtcctgctagcccagtgctacagcctggattcactcgctgatgaccgacacgttcgatgctgggtcatggatgcctgtccctgtaagtctgtgccactttgggtttacgactagccatgtcagcccgggctccttatcatatggatgctagcgacactgtcatatacgtgtgccaaaaggcgcaaacggtcccgggttaaggtaaggcgacacccgtgggaataacgtgcgtgaggccgcaaagtgatatgaggtgttacatgctagatcgatgtggcattgagtcggggtcctgacaccagcgCCCAGATCTAATCCCCGACCTAGCTTTACCTCTACATCacttctccaccaccgccaccagccATGGCTGACGCCAACCTTAAGGGGCACTGGGGCGGCTCCTTCATTACGGATGCGCAGTGCAGGGTACACCACACTGAGGTTAGCACCCATGCGCCAGACCTGAACCAGCGGGTGCCCGCTCCCAATcctggcgagcgggtcatcttcgtcGCCCACCTTATCAAAGGCCTGGGGTTCCCGCTGCAACCTTTCATGCGCGAGATCATGTTTTACTACATGCTAGATTTCCatcatctagccccaaattccatcCTCCACCTCGCCTCCTTCGTTATGgtttgcgaggccttccttcgcatcgaGCCATACTTCGGTCTGTGGCTGAATATCGTCGGCGTCAAGCTGAAGTCCAGCGGCTCTAAGCTcgcagagtgcagaggcgctatGATAAGAAAGAACCAGAAGGTCGGCTGGTTTAAAGGCACGTTCATAGAGACCATCAAGGAGTGGCAAcgcgagtggttttacatcaccgagccactcgCCGCCGGCCAGGCCGAGGTCCGGGCGTTCTCGGTTGGGCTCCCAAAGAAGCCGGTATCCTAGAAGAAGAAGGGCTTGGACTGGGAGAACCCCGCGGAGGTGAAGGCACTGCTCGAGAAGATTGAGTTCTAGTCAGTCAAgaagaatcttcagctggtggatgTAGCGAACGTCATGCTCCATTGCCGTGTCCTACCACTCCAAGCCCGGGCCACCCCAATGTGGGCGCACAAGCCCGAGGACGTGGTACCTGTCAAACACTTCTTCCGCTCCACCCCGGCCGGGATGTGGACGTTGTTGTTCAAGCCGTCCGAGGACGGGTTTCCTCCTGAAGGGAGCGACCGCGGCTTCGAAGCCAGACATGACGCCCCCGAGGTAATTCTAAGCGCACAATTTCACTTTTCGTGTTTTTTTGAGCCTCATAGATTTCGGCTGACCAGTTGGTTTATGCATTCTGCAGAAGTGGATCTCCAAGGTGCAGCAAATGTTGTGCCCGACGCCACTGCCCGAGGAGGAGATGACTCCCctgcttacgaccctgttaaccgaGGATCCGCACGTGGTCGTCACCAAGAAGGCAAAGCCTTCGAAGGGCAGGGCGGGCTTCCGAACAAGGGAGACCTCGGTCACCCGATCTGAGGAGACCCATGCCTCTTCCACCCATGAGGACGACGTGGAGGAGGATAGAGGGGAAGAGAATCCTTCCCTTAAGGGGAAGAGGGCAGCGTCCGAGGGCACCGAGGAAGAAGCGCGGCCGAAAGGCCTAAAGAGGTCGCGTGAGAGTAGTCATAAATTGGTGGGCCATTAGTGTGTTTAACGAGATTGTTATAAGGACGGAAATTCTAAATATACTAAACCTAGCCAGGTTTGATTTACCagtttttttgacttttttctATGAGTAAAACTTGGGCCAATGGGAGGATGCCACGCCAATTAGTGGGGGACACAGGCATGTGCATCTCCTGGGGCATCTGCAATTTTCCAGCGATTTTGTTTCTTGTCAACCGGCCGTTCTGTCGGGCGGTGTCCCTGGTGGCTggttgttttttttctcttttataATTGGATGTGTTGCCTTGGACCTCTCTACCTCTCTCTCGAATACTCCGCCGCCCACTGCCCGCCGCTTATCCCCGCCGCCCGCCGCTTTGCCACCGCCCTAGCCCCCCAGCGCATCGCCCTATAAGAAGGGTCCCGGCCGCCGAATCACCACGAGGGGTCGTTCCGGGGAGGAGCTGCGTGCGGCAACTGGAAGAGCGGCGGCACACGCAGTGCGGGGGAGGCGGAGATGACCACAGCCGGTGCGCGGGGTAGATTTGGCCGGCCTCTTCCAGTTTTCCGTCTGCTCAGATGCGACCGTGATGTGCTTCTTCATCACCGCCATCATCCTCTACTGAGCCGAGCCGTCAGAAGTAGAGAGTCAAGCGGCTGGAGAGAGCGTTGCTGGAGAGGCAGACAAATCAAATCTGATGCTGCCCGCAGCTTTGTCTATGCTGTTATGAAGGTTAACCCCGTTGTGCTTGATTCTTGAATCCTTCTTGATCTTGATGTTGTTATCAATATGCATCTATTGAGTTGAACATGAGTACCGGGTCACTTCAACGGGACATGATCAAAATTGTGttgtgttttcttcttctttctgaaATAGACCAGCCTTGTGGCTGAAGAAAATCTGTAGAAGAAACTCCCCTCTGTTAATTAGAGATAATCTAATGTTCTAAAAGGCGATTTTTTCTGTTCTCTCAACCTTCTAGCTAAGTTTAAGTAGATTCTACAACGGACACAGGCAGAACAAACTGCATCTTTAATGTTTTCTTGATTTTTGGACATAGGCAGAGGTAGGATATCGCCATATTGATTGTGCTCCAGCATGCCAAAATCAGAGAGAGCTATTAGTAATCACTTGCACCATAGCTTTACAAAGAACAAAAGGCATTGAGAAAAACTCTCTAGAGTTGTAATATTGTCCGATTTGATTTGAAAATATACCATAACGTGTACAGACTAAACTGAGATCCATACCTTTGCCTAGATCAGCTTGGCCCTGAAGAAGTTATTTGAGGATGGTGTGGTTAAGCATGAAGATCTGTTCATCACCTTTAAGCTATGGTCAGGCTTGATTTGTCATATTCAGTTTCATGTAACGCACAAGATAGATATGCTTCCCTCTTCTCACAAATATTCTGAATTTTGCAGGTTCTGTGCACCTAAAGATGTGCCAGAGGCAATTGTCGCCACCCTTAAAGAGCTTTTACAGCACCTTCTGTGTGATCTTGTCCGACCACCTCCTCCTGTACTATCTCCTCAATCGTGGTGATACTATATTTTGCTTGCTTTTCTTTTGGTGATACCATTCATCTTCTTGCAGCTTCTCTAATGGATTAAATTGTTCTTTCAGACTTATAGTAGGAATATTTTGATAGTTGTGAATCGATTTCAAAGACTTCCCCTCCTCAATAACAAGCACATGATGGGAATTTACAAAGGAGCAGAATTTGGTGAGCTGGTCGTGTGTATAGCTGTGTTTGTCTCCCCATCCAAGATTTGTTTGAAATACTTTGCATAGTCATCATAAGACAACACCCTATcattactagggaaaaccctagtagtagcgctggttttgtgctcactagtagcgctggtaggcgcgctactaataaggcgctacagctattgcttagcagtaatgcgtgcccgcacgcgctactgctaggacaaatagctgaagCGTTTGTTCActcacacgctactgctaatgtaactactggcagtgtgttttctttccatcgctattagtattctttttttagtgtatttatgcgccatcgtacaattaTTGGTACAATactagttatgaggtttacatcattatgtccataacagtgtgtcaaatgaaggtggattaggttcaagtggaggtaatatgtggtgcatgtcaaaagtatactactaatccaaacttgatctagtttggactagtagtactttcgatgtgtaccacatgttgcctccacttgaatctaatccgccagcacaagctatttaatcatcatcatagtcattgccaccaacagtatttatttaatcatcactaacactagctaataataatcatcatagtcattaccaccaacactaactTATTTTATCAAacaatagtaatagtgtagcacatcatcatcctcaaactcatttctagctagctaatcactcctgctgctctctcttaggtaaaataacataaaacatgtatagctctcctccttgatcaagttggatcaTGCAGATGAACCTATTTCCTAATCGTGGGCAGCGCATCTGCTTGCTGCCTCTAGTACTTctttgcgctcccccatcacatatttggtccagtcttgcactattaagcatccgtcgctaatcttgaatgcactaaagtaatctgtaggatatcttggtcgtaagctaataatactcatggtacctttagtctcgatcccataaggcacaacattcatcgggagtccctgttgaagaacatcgtatggtaatttacttagcaatgaagtttagcttcaaaaataatgtatagaaaagatgcactaaggataaatagtaaaaatcttaccatccttcctaaatagatgtgaccgtagttcattacgaacactattggtcacacgttttcagtactaacatttctaaatgcaggaagaaaatttgtcttgacagtatcaagatccgtaAGCcatatcaagatccgcaagccatgaaacataatgactaagctcctcgcagttgagttcagccccggcacagtatacggtcctgtctaccaagcgctggacatgtttgcttgcaccgaaataagctgacaatacaaattagttgtcaactatttttgaataaacaataccaaatacataaatatggttgagaaacttacataatggtataactagaGGTGTCTGCACAtcaacccagatgtcggtattaccttcaatatcatctccggacgaatatcaaaggtgataatcatatcaggctcaaatgcataagtcttgcatagtgctcgccatgttttgcatccaaaataggtgtattcATCTGAATTGTGTAATTTTAcgttgaaaatataaccatgctcgtcttcaagtaaaatttcttttcctccatagtacgactgaaacctatcttatccaatacaaaaactcttgcatggcaggagatacgctagtagaatagtaaaaaaagacttggcatgcttaatgtcatgcttaaattataagttgaagcaaatgaagcaaatgtcatgcttaattacgaaaaaagacttgtcgttgtgatttactgtatccacttcgaagttcttgtctagcttgatgctgaagcgcctattatCATCTAGAAAGAttttgtcgcacaggccgcgctcgtctgcagtatttgcaaataccgacactactagaaaaactcctactaatggcgcacctaatttggccattaatggcgcatcagtggtgcgccattactagcacgccattaataatttttactaatggcgcaccactggtgcgccattagtatctggtatactaatggcgcaccactggtgcgccattagtataggccagggtgcgccattagtatgcctcccaggggccatgtctacccaggtgctttggcatactaatggcgcactacaacgGGATGCGCCatcagtaaccgcggcatactaatggcgcactatccagtgatgcgtcattagtat contains:
- the LOC119275837 gene encoding uncharacterized protein LOC119275837 isoform X2, which translates into the protein MTTAGARGRFGRPLPVFRLLRCDRDVLLHHRHHPLLSRAVRSRESSGWRERCWRGRQIKSDAARSFVYAVMKISLALKKLFEDGVVKHEDLFITFKLWFCAPKDVPEAIVATLKELLQHLLCDLVRPPPPVLSPQS
- the LOC119275837 gene encoding uncharacterized protein LOC119275837 isoform X1, giving the protein MTTAGARGRFGRPLPVFRLLRCDRDVLLHHRHHPLLSRAVRSRESSGWRERCWRGRQIKSDAARSFVYAVMKISLALKKLFEDGVVKHEDLFITFKLWFCAPKDVPEAIVATLKELLQHLLCDLVRPPPPVLSPQSW